A part of Fusarium oxysporum Fo47 chromosome III, complete sequence genomic DNA contains:
- a CDS encoding major facilitator superfamily transporter, with amino-acid sequence MIPHSEKASRLDVERSYESTADQFHPLDTHAHDKSSQTKDYLELQKWNYPKGNVPRLGFAFLSFIIAGMNDAAVGLEKYYDLNYTTAHIHLRWGQRGVAILAPMCHVIAFTIVTIHPPFSALVVLYGLSGFGNGLADAAYCAWVGAMDKSNQIQGFMHSCYSLGALCGPLISTSMVVHSGLPWYSFFYVMVGISAVEWAGLMLTFWRKTGAVYRAENSAGGEDTGAGALYFFTYMGVEVGLGGWIVTFMLRTRKATAFSSGVSGSGFWAGQTLGRVTLDFVTERYGERICITIYLAFAVAMQLIFWLVPSFMASAIAVVFLGVFLGPMFPGAITVTAKLLPKRIHVSAIGFAMSMGGTGGTIFPFIIGPLASKYGVWAMQPFILGLLIVIAATSFCFPRVSR; translated from the exons ATGATCCCCCATAGCGAGAAAGCGTCTCGACTAGATGTCGAAAGATCCTATGAGTCAACAGCCGACCAATTTCACCCCCTTGATACTCATGCGCATGATAAATCGAGCCAGACAAAAGATT ATCTCGAATTACAAAAGTGGAACTATCCGAAGGGCAACGTGCCGCGGCTCGGTTTTGCATTCTTGTCTTTCATCATTGCCGGCATGAACGACGCTGCAGTTGGG CTTGAGAAATACTACGATCTCAACTATACAACA GCACATATTCACTTACGTTGGGGCCAGAGAGGAGTCGCCATTCTGGCGCCTATGTGTCATGTCATTGCGTTCACCATCGTCACAATTCACCCACCGTTTTCTGCTCTGGTTGTGCTCTATGGCTTGAGTGGATTTGGTAACGGACTGGCCGATGCTGCGTATTGTGCCTGGGTTGGAGCTATGGACAAGTCGAATCAGATTCAAGGCTTTATGCATTCTTGTTACTCTCTGGGTGCACTATGCGGGCCTCTCATCTCGACTTCGATGGTCGTTCACTCAGGCTTGCCATGGTACTCGTTTTTCTACGTCATGGTTGGTATATCGGCCGTTGAGTGGGCTGGACTAATGTTAACCTTTTGGCGAAAGACTGGCGCAGTGTACCGAGCGGAGAATTCAGCGGGAGGAGAAGACACGGGTGCAG GTGCTCTTTATTTCTTTACCTACATGGGAGTCGAAG TGGGGCTTGGTGGCTGGATTGTCACATTCATGTTACGTACCCGAAAAGCAACAGCATTCTCATCAGGTGTTTCGGGTTCGGGTTTCTGGGCCGGTCAAACTCTGGGGCGGGTAACCCTGGATTTTGTGACGGAGAGATATGGCGAGCGAATTTGCATCACGATCTATCTTGCCTTTGCTGTTGCCATGCAGCTCATCTTTTGGCTTGTGCCTAGCTTCATGGCTTCTGCCATCGCCGTGGTTTTCTTAGGAGTCTTCCTTGGTCCCATGTTCCCGGGTGCCATCACAGTAACTGCTAAGTTACTTCCCAAGCGCATCCATGTAAGTGCGATAGGCTTTGCAATGTCGATGGGAGGCACTGGCGGAACTATTTTCCCTTTTATTATTGGTCCACTTGCGTCCAAGTATGGCGTCTGGGCTATGCAGCCTTTTATTCTTGGACTTCTAATCGTGATAGCGGCTACAAGTTTTTGCTTTCCCCGAGTCTCGAGATAA